One part of the Lotus japonicus ecotype B-129 chromosome 2, LjGifu_v1.2 genome encodes these proteins:
- the LOC130739093 gene encoding mitochondrial carrier protein CoAc2 isoform X1, with translation MAIDKELQIQQNNAVLLDHVPVFAKELLAGGIAGGFAKSVVAPLERVKILLQTRRAEFQSSGLWGSATRIAKTEGFLGFYRGNGASVARIIPYAALHYMSYEEYRRWIVLTFPDVWKGPTLDLMAGSLSGGTAVLFTYPLDLTRTKLAYQVVSPTKLNVSGIVNSEQVYRGILDCLSKTYKEGGIRGLYRGVAPTLFGIFPYAGLKFYFYEEMKRHVPEEYKKSIIAKLTCGSVAGLLGQTFTYPLEVVRRQMQVQKLSASDNVELKGTLRSMVLIAQKHGWKQLFSGLSINYLKVVPSVAIGFTVYDTMKLYLRVPSREEAEVEVVTNKRISQPASE, from the exons ATGGCAATCGACAAGGAACTTCAAATTCAACAGAACAACGCCGTGCTGCTCGATCACGTGCCCGTCTTCGCCAAGGAGCTTCTCGCCGGAGGCATCGCCGGTGGCTTTGCCAAGTCCGTTGTTGCTCCTCTTGAACGTGTCAAAATTCTCCTTCAG ACCCGGAGAGCTGAGTTTCAGAGTTCAGGATTGTGGGGATCAGCTACCAGAATTGCCAAAACAGAAGGCTTTTTGGGTTTCTACAG AGGAAATGGAGCAAGTGTTGCAAGGATTATTCCTTACGCAGCTCTTCATTATATGTCGTATGAGGAATACCGCAGATGGATTGTACTGACTTTTCCTGATGTATGGAAAGGCCCTACGCTCGACCTTATGGCCGGATCACTGTCTGGAGGGACTGCTGTTCTTTTTACTTATCCCCTTGACTTAACTCGGACCAAGTTAGCATATCAG GTTGTTAGTCCAACAAAGTTGAATGTTTCAGGGATAGTTAATAGTGAACAAGTTTACCGGGGGATCCTTGATTGTCTTTCAAAAACTTATAAAGAGGGTGGCATTAGAGGTCTCTACCGGGGAGTCG CTCCGACACTCTTTGGAATATTCCCATATGCGGGTCTGAAGTTCTACTTCTATGAGGAAATGAAGCGCCATGTCCCTGAGGAGTACAAGAAAAGCATCATTGCGAAACTCACTTGTGGATCGGTAGCAGGTTTATTGGGGCAGACCTTCACATATCCTCTTGAAGTTGTTAGGAGGCAAATGCAG GTTCAAAAACTCTCGGCATCTGATAATGTTGAATTGAAGGGGACTCTGAGATCCATGGTGTTGATCGCTCAAAAGCATGGCTGGAAGCAACTGTTTTCTGGGCTGAGCATCAATTACCTTAAG GTTGTTCCATCTGTGGCCATTGGGTTTACAGTTTATGATACTATGAAATTATACCTGAGAGTTCCATCAAGAGAGGAAGCTGAAGTTGAAGTGGTAACAAACAAAAGAATCAGCCAACCAGCCTCagaataa
- the LOC130739093 gene encoding mitochondrial carrier protein CoAc2 isoform X2, with amino-acid sequence MSYEEYRRWIVLTFPDVWKGPTLDLMAGSLSGGTAVLFTYPLDLTRTKLAYQVVSPTKLNVSGIVNSEQVYRGILDCLSKTYKEGGIRGLYRGVAPTLFGIFPYAGLKFYFYEEMKRHVPEEYKKSIIAKLTCGSVAGLLGQTFTYPLEVVRRQMQVQKLSASDNVELKGTLRSMVLIAQKHGWKQLFSGLSINYLKVVPSVAIGFTVYDTMKLYLRVPSREEAEVEVVTNKRISQPASE; translated from the exons ATGTCGTATGAGGAATACCGCAGATGGATTGTACTGACTTTTCCTGATGTATGGAAAGGCCCTACGCTCGACCTTATGGCCGGATCACTGTCTGGAGGGACTGCTGTTCTTTTTACTTATCCCCTTGACTTAACTCGGACCAAGTTAGCATATCAG GTTGTTAGTCCAACAAAGTTGAATGTTTCAGGGATAGTTAATAGTGAACAAGTTTACCGGGGGATCCTTGATTGTCTTTCAAAAACTTATAAAGAGGGTGGCATTAGAGGTCTCTACCGGGGAGTCG CTCCGACACTCTTTGGAATATTCCCATATGCGGGTCTGAAGTTCTACTTCTATGAGGAAATGAAGCGCCATGTCCCTGAGGAGTACAAGAAAAGCATCATTGCGAAACTCACTTGTGGATCGGTAGCAGGTTTATTGGGGCAGACCTTCACATATCCTCTTGAAGTTGTTAGGAGGCAAATGCAG GTTCAAAAACTCTCGGCATCTGATAATGTTGAATTGAAGGGGACTCTGAGATCCATGGTGTTGATCGCTCAAAAGCATGGCTGGAAGCAACTGTTTTCTGGGCTGAGCATCAATTACCTTAAG GTTGTTCCATCTGTGGCCATTGGGTTTACAGTTTATGATACTATGAAATTATACCTGAGAGTTCCATCAAGAGAGGAAGCTGAAGTTGAAGTGGTAACAAACAAAAGAATCAGCCAACCAGCCTCagaataa
- the LOC130739091 gene encoding pentatricopeptide repeat-containing protein At2g15690, mitochondrial-like, whose amino-acid sequence MNLKLQASIASAVSLPRTRNSIVSSHLNFASSKPLCNYAAPDKLHPRRNGTSNSRSAHKAPHLQKANNNTSIEPKLKLDQSVHQNQDTPFAASSSNADLMSLCEEGKLNQALELMGHGAVADSSVYLALLKLCEDSGSLESGKRVHEFLKKSSFNGEVEVNNRLIGMYGKCGGMKDARRVFDKMPERNLSSWCLMISGYTVNGRGDDGLLVFQQMKQAGVEPDGETFALVLAACARAEAVEEGFMHFESMKEYGIAPCREHYLEVINILGNAGQLNEAEEFVEKMPLELGVDIWQALRNFARIHGDIDLEDRAEELLIGFDPSKASADKLPTPPRKKQSAINMLEEKNRVAEYRCSIPYKEEVNEKLKGLSGQLREAGYVPDTRYVLHDIDEEEKEKALQYHSERLAIAYGLISTPPRTTLRIIKNLRICGDCHNAIKIMSKIVGRELIVRDNKRFHHFKDGKCSCGDYW is encoded by the coding sequence ATGAATCTCAAACTTCAGGCATCAATAGCTTCTGCAGTTTCCCTTCCACGCACACGAAACTCCATTGTCTCATCCCATTTGAACTTCGCTTCTTCCAAACCTCTCTGCAACTATGCAGCTCCCGATAAGCTTCACCCTCGTCGAAACGGCACCAGCAACAGTCGTTCCGCTCACAAGGCCCCACATTTGCAGAAGGCCAACAACAACACCTCCATTGAACCAAAATTGAAGCTCGACCAGAGTGTTCATCAAAATCAAGACACCCCATTTGCCGCAAGCTCCTCCAATGCCGACTTGATGAGCTTGTGTGAAGAGGGTAAGCTCAATCAAGCTTTGGAACTCATGGGTCACGGTGCTGTTGCTGATTCTAGTGTTTATCTCGCGCTCTTGAAGTTGTGTGAGGATTCTGGGTCGCTTGAGTCAGGGAAAAGGGTTCATGAGTTCTTGAAGAAGTCGTCGTTTAATGGGGAAGTTGAAGTGAACAACAGGTTGATTGGAATGTATGGGAAATGTGGCGGTATGAAGGATGCGCGCCGGGTGTTTGATAAAATGCCGGAGAGGAATTTAAGTTCGTGGTGTTTGATGATTAGTGGGTACACGGTGAATGGCCGAGGGGATGATGGTTTGTTGGTTTTTCAGCAGATGAAGCAAGCAGGGGTAGAACCAGATGGGGAAACTTTTGCGTTGGTTTTGGCTGCGTGTGCTCGGGCTGAAGCTGTGGAAGAAGGTTTCATGCACTTTGAATCCATGAAGGAGTATGGGATTGCTCCTTGCAGGGAGCACTACTTGGAGGTTATTAACATTCTGGGGAATGCTGGTCAGCTGAATGAAGCTGAGGAGTTCGTTGAGAAAATGCCACTCGAGCTTGGTGTTGACATTTGGCAGGCGCTTAGGAATTTCGCACGAATTCATGGAGATATAGATCTTGAAGATCGTGCTGAGGAGTTGTTAATTGGTTTTGATCCTTCAAAAGCCAGTGCTGATAAACTGCCCACACCTCCAAGAAAGAAGCAGTCTGCAATTAACATGCTGGAGGAGAAGAATAGAGTGGCTGAGTATCGGTGTAGTATCCCCTATAAGGAAGAGGTAAATGAGAAATTGAAAGGTTTGAGTGGGCAGCTGAGGGAAGCAGGTTATGTGCCGGATACAAGATATGTTCTCCACGACATTGATGAGGAGGAAAAAGAGAAGGCCTTGCAATATCATAGCGAACGTTTGGCAATTGCCTATGGTCTCATCAGTACTCCGCCGAGGACTACACTAAGAATCATCAAGAATCTACGTATATGTGGAGACTGCCACAATGCTATCAAAATTATGTCGAAGATTGTTGGGAGGGAGCTCATTGTGAGGGATAACAAGCGATTCCATCATTTCAAAGATGGAAAATGCTCATGTGGAGATTATTGGTAG